The following proteins come from a genomic window of Meiothermus sp. QL-1:
- the pcaG gene encoding protocatechuate 3,4-dioxygenase subunit alpha produces the protein MRPQSPSQTVGPFFAFGLVREGGNVLVNEKTQGEHILLRGQVLDGDGVPVDDALVEIWQADAQGRFRHPADPQYALSDPHFRGFGRSGTTGEGFWFRTIKPGPVPPSPVPCIAVRVFARGMLIHAVSRVYFSDHDNTQDPLFASLDPARRETLVARRHLTPAGVVYRWDIHLQGPQETIFFDL, from the coding sequence CCTTCTTCGCCTTTGGCCTGGTGCGCGAGGGGGGGAACGTTTTGGTGAACGAAAAAACCCAAGGCGAGCACATCCTTTTGCGCGGGCAGGTGCTGGACGGCGACGGCGTGCCGGTGGACGACGCGCTGGTGGAGATCTGGCAGGCCGACGCCCAGGGTCGCTTTCGCCACCCTGCCGACCCCCAGTATGCCCTGAGCGACCCCCACTTCCGCGGCTTTGGCCGCTCGGGCACCACGGGGGAGGGCTTCTGGTTCCGCACCATCAAGCCGGGGCCGGTACCCCCCAGCCCGGTGCCCTGCATCGCGGTGCGGGTCTTTGCCCGGGGGATGCTGATCCACGCGGTGAGCCGGGTCTACTTCTCCGACCACGACAACACCCAGGACCCCCTCTTCGCCAGCCTCGACCCGGCCCGCCGGGAGACCCTGGTGGCCCGGCGCCACCTGACCCCGGCAGGGGTGGTCTACCGCTGGGACATCCACCTGCAAGGGCCGCAGGAAACCATTTTCTTCGACCTCTAG